A part of Amycolatopsis lurida genomic DNA contains:
- a CDS encoding GuaB1 family IMP dehydrogenase-related protein has translation MRFLDGHRPAHDLTYDDVFLLPNRSDVESRFDVDLSTVDGTGATIPIVVANMTAVAGRRMAETVARRGGLVVLPQDVDVAAVADIVTWVKSRHTVWDTPLVLTGGDAVADALNLVGKRAHGAVVVVDEDGKPVGVVDEAACAGVDRFARLADVAEPAVVTVPLDTPPREVFERLHDHGGRLALGIDENGRLAGVLTEIAALRAEIYTPAVDDGGNLRVAAAIGVNGDVAAKAEAVLAAGVDVLVVDTAHGHQEKMISALKAVRSVNPRVPVAAGNVVTAEGTRDLIHAGADVVKVGVGPGAMCTTRMMTGVGRPQFSAVAECAAAARELGKHVWADGGVRHPRDVALALAAGASAAMVGSWFAGTHESPGDLRYDEQGKPYKESFGMASKRAVGARTRTDNVFERAKKGLFEEGISASRMALDPARPGVEDLLDSIGSGVRSACTYAGARTLEEFHERALLGIQSAAGFAEGRPLPSGW, from the coding sequence CGTGTTCCTCCTGCCGAACCGGTCGGACGTGGAGTCCCGCTTCGACGTCGACCTGTCCACCGTGGACGGCACCGGCGCGACGATCCCGATCGTGGTGGCCAACATGACCGCCGTCGCGGGCCGCCGGATGGCCGAAACGGTCGCCCGGCGCGGTGGGCTCGTCGTCCTGCCCCAGGATGTCGACGTGGCCGCGGTCGCCGACATCGTCACCTGGGTCAAGAGCCGTCACACCGTCTGGGACACCCCGCTCGTGCTGACCGGCGGAGACGCGGTGGCCGACGCGCTGAACCTAGTCGGCAAACGCGCCCACGGCGCCGTCGTCGTCGTGGACGAGGACGGCAAGCCCGTTGGCGTCGTCGACGAAGCGGCTTGCGCCGGCGTAGACCGCTTCGCGCGCCTCGCCGACGTCGCGGAGCCCGCGGTCGTCACGGTCCCGCTGGACACGCCGCCGCGTGAGGTGTTCGAGCGCCTGCACGACCACGGAGGCCGTCTCGCGCTCGGCATCGACGAAAACGGCAGGCTCGCTGGAGTCCTGACCGAGATCGCGGCGCTGCGCGCGGAGATCTACACCCCGGCCGTCGACGACGGCGGCAACCTGCGCGTCGCCGCCGCGATCGGCGTGAACGGCGACGTCGCGGCGAAGGCCGAGGCCGTCCTCGCGGCGGGCGTCGACGTGCTGGTCGTCGACACCGCGCACGGCCACCAAGAGAAGATGATCTCCGCGCTCAAGGCCGTCCGGTCGGTGAATCCGCGAGTGCCGGTCGCCGCCGGGAACGTGGTCACGGCCGAGGGCACGCGCGACCTGATCCACGCGGGCGCGGACGTCGTCAAGGTCGGCGTCGGCCCCGGCGCCATGTGCACGACCCGGATGATGACCGGCGTCGGGCGCCCTCAGTTCTCCGCCGTCGCCGAATGCGCCGCGGCGGCGCGCGAACTGGGCAAGCACGTCTGGGCGGACGGCGGCGTGCGGCATCCGCGCGACGTCGCGCTGGCGCTCGCCGCGGGCGCGTCGGCGGCCATGGTCGGCTCGTGGTTCGCGGGCACCCACGAATCGCCCGGCGATCTGCGCTACGACGAGCAGGGCAAGCCGTACAAGGAGTCGTTCGGCATGGCGTCCAAGCGCGCCGTCGGCGCCCGCACGCGCACGGACAACGTCTTCGAGCGCGCCAAGAAGGGCCTGTTCGAAGAGGGCATCTCGGCGTCGCGGATGGCGCTGGACCCGGCTCGCCCCGGTGTCGAAGACCTGCTCGACTCCATCGGCTCCGGTGTCCGCTCCGCCTGCACGTACGCGGGCGCGCGCACGCTGGAGGAGTTCCACGAGCGCGCACTGCTCGGGATCCAGTCCGCCGCCGGCTTCGCGGAAGGACGTCCCCTGCCCTCGGGCTGGTGA
- a CDS encoding glycoside hydrolase family 28 protein, which translates to MDGRFSRRWLIKGGLVVAASPLLAPTASAAPVLPWPAANDIVARTKRPVFPDRRFSILDFGAKGDGKTDNTVAIKKAIDAANARGGGHVVVPKGTFVTGAVYLKSNVDLHLSAGAVLAFGSDASKFPNVLTRYEGIECVNRSPMIYAYRESNIAVTGKGTLDAAGTASWNKGKDREYLEALVAEGIPPEKRIVPGSGHTMRSTFVEPYSCDTVLIQGIALKNPMFWQLHPTLCRNVTIDGVRTDASTARSNTDACDPESCDHVVIVNSHLGAHDDNIALKAGRDDDGRRVGVPCRNIVVAKCVMDGNWGAITCGIEQTGGIRDVYAYDLTVTGETKYGLYVKSNTLRGGFTENVNLHGVSGTFVRSVAYVLPDYNGQTGPNVPRFGPFTISHSTSTRCGQAAFNVRGLPNSHVRGLRVSECRFDGVANTENVLKHVDDLRFENTTINGRPV; encoded by the coding sequence ATGGACGGCAGATTCTCCCGGCGTTGGCTCATCAAGGGCGGTCTCGTGGTGGCCGCGAGCCCGCTGCTCGCGCCCACCGCCTCGGCGGCCCCGGTTCTCCCGTGGCCGGCGGCCAACGACATCGTCGCGCGGACGAAACGCCCGGTCTTCCCGGACCGAAGGTTCTCGATCCTCGATTTCGGCGCGAAGGGTGACGGCAAAACCGACAACACCGTCGCGATCAAGAAGGCGATCGACGCGGCCAACGCGCGCGGCGGCGGACACGTCGTCGTGCCGAAAGGCACCTTCGTCACCGGTGCCGTGTACCTCAAGAGCAACGTGGACCTGCATCTCTCGGCGGGCGCGGTGCTCGCGTTCGGTTCCGACGCCTCGAAGTTCCCGAACGTGCTCACCCGTTACGAGGGCATCGAATGCGTGAACCGGTCGCCGATGATCTACGCGTACCGGGAATCCAACATCGCGGTGACCGGGAAGGGCACGCTCGACGCGGCGGGCACGGCGTCCTGGAACAAGGGCAAGGACCGTGAGTACCTGGAAGCGCTGGTGGCCGAGGGAATCCCGCCGGAGAAGCGGATCGTTCCCGGCTCCGGGCACACCATGCGGTCCACGTTCGTCGAGCCGTACTCGTGCGACACCGTGCTCATCCAGGGGATCGCGCTGAAGAACCCCATGTTCTGGCAGCTGCATCCCACCCTGTGCCGGAACGTCACGATCGACGGCGTCCGCACGGACGCGAGCACCGCGCGCTCCAACACCGACGCCTGCGATCCGGAGTCGTGCGACCACGTGGTGATCGTGAACTCCCACCTCGGGGCGCACGACGACAACATCGCGCTCAAAGCCGGCCGGGACGACGACGGGCGCAGGGTCGGCGTGCCGTGCCGGAACATCGTCGTCGCGAAGTGCGTGATGGACGGGAACTGGGGCGCGATCACCTGCGGCATCGAGCAGACCGGCGGCATCCGCGACGTCTACGCGTACGACCTCACCGTCACCGGCGAGACGAAATACGGGCTGTACGTCAAGTCGAACACCCTGCGCGGCGGGTTCACCGAGAACGTCAACCTCCATGGTGTCTCCGGCACGTTCGTCCGCTCGGTCGCGTACGTCCTGCCGGACTACAACGGACAGACCGGCCCGAACGTCCCCCGGTTCGGGCCGTTCACCATCAGCCACTCGACGAGCACGAGATGCGGGCAAGCGGCGTTCAACGTCCGAGGGTTGCCCAACTCACACGTTCGGGGGCTGCGGGTGAGCGAGTGCCGCTTCGACGGCGTCGCGAACACGGAAAACGTCCTGAAACACGTCGATGACCTGCGCTTCGAGAACACGACGATCAACGGGCGGCCGGTCTGA
- a CDS encoding pyridoxamine 5'-phosphate oxidase family protein, translated as MAKNAPPRRLDDAALSDFLSEHTFGALATLKRDGRPHLSTVVYTWDPESREIRVSTTEDRLKVKQIRDNPTASLYVSSADHWKFAVVEGKAELSEVTRTPGDAAGLEYLAAQRQKPEDEAEFLETIAAERRLYITLKTDKLYGTALDIG; from the coding sequence ATGGCCAAGAACGCACCGCCCCGCCGCCTCGACGACGCGGCCCTCAGCGACTTCCTCTCCGAGCACACCTTCGGCGCCCTCGCGACCCTCAAGCGTGACGGCCGCCCGCATCTCTCCACCGTCGTCTACACGTGGGATCCCGAGAGCCGCGAGATCCGGGTGAGCACGACCGAAGACCGCTTGAAGGTCAAGCAGATCCGCGACAACCCCACCGCCTCCCTCTACGTCTCCAGCGCCGACCACTGGAAGTTCGCTGTCGTGGAAGGGAAAGCCGAACTCTCCGAAGTCACGCGGACACCCGGCGACGCGGCGGGCCTCGAATATCTCGCCGCGCAGCGGCAGAAGCCCGAAGACGAGGCCGAGTTCCTGGAGACCATCGCCGCGGAGCGAAGGCTCTACATCACCCTCAAAACCGACAAACTCTATGGAACGGCCCTCGACATCGGTTGA
- a CDS encoding PhoH family protein, with protein MLDTSVLLSDPWSVTRFAEHAVVLPLVVISELEAKRHHPELGWFAREALRMLDDLRRQHGRLDAPIPIGEHGGTLQVELNHSDPTVLPVGFRTDSNDHRILACALNLAAERASVTLVTKDIPLRVKAGAVGLEADEYRAQEVTPSGWTGMADVDVPQTLVDALFSGPSVDPAEFGMPEVGELPCHTGLRLLAGSSSALGRVTADKRIRLVRGDKEAFGLHGRSAEQRIALDLLLDSDVGIVSLGGRAGTGKSALALCAGLESVMERRQHRKVVVFRPVYAVGGQDLGYLPGSESEKMQPWAQAVFDTLGGLVSQDVLDEVFDRGMLEVLPLTHIRGRSLHDTFVIVDEAQSLERNVLLTVLSRLGTASRVVLTHDVAQRDNLRVGRHDGVSAVIEKLKGHPLFAHVTLTRSERSPIAALVTEMLEDHG; from the coding sequence GTGCTCGACACGTCGGTCCTGCTCTCTGACCCCTGGTCGGTGACCCGTTTCGCCGAACACGCGGTCGTGCTCCCGCTGGTCGTCATCAGTGAACTGGAGGCGAAACGTCACCATCCCGAACTGGGGTGGTTCGCGCGCGAAGCGCTTCGCATGCTCGACGACCTGCGTCGTCAGCACGGCAGGCTCGACGCGCCGATCCCGATCGGTGAGCACGGCGGCACCCTGCAGGTGGAGCTGAACCACTCCGACCCGACGGTGCTCCCGGTCGGCTTCCGCACCGACTCCAACGACCACCGCATCCTCGCCTGTGCGCTCAACCTGGCGGCGGAACGCGCGTCGGTCACGCTGGTGACGAAGGACATCCCCTTGCGCGTCAAGGCGGGCGCCGTCGGCCTCGAAGCCGACGAGTACCGCGCGCAGGAGGTGACGCCCTCGGGCTGGACGGGCATGGCGGACGTGGACGTCCCGCAGACCCTGGTCGACGCGCTGTTCAGCGGGCCGTCCGTGGATCCGGCGGAATTCGGGATGCCCGAGGTGGGTGAGCTGCCCTGTCACACCGGGCTCCGGCTGCTCGCGGGCAGTTCGAGCGCGCTGGGGCGGGTCACCGCGGACAAGCGGATCCGCCTCGTGCGGGGTGACAAGGAGGCGTTCGGCCTGCACGGGCGGTCGGCCGAGCAGCGGATCGCGCTGGATCTCCTGCTGGACTCCGACGTCGGCATCGTCTCCCTGGGCGGACGCGCCGGCACGGGCAAGTCGGCGCTGGCGCTCTGCGCGGGCCTGGAGTCGGTGATGGAACGCCGCCAGCATCGCAAGGTGGTCGTGTTCCGGCCGGTGTACGCGGTCGGCGGCCAGGATCTGGGCTACCTGCCCGGTTCCGAGAGCGAGAAGATGCAGCCGTGGGCGCAGGCGGTGTTCGACACGCTCGGCGGGCTGGTCAGCCAGGACGTCCTCGACGAGGTCTTCGACCGCGGCATGCTCGAGGTGCTCCCGCTGACCCATATCCGCGGCCGGTCGCTGCACGACACGTTCGTCATCGTCGACGAGGCGCAGTCCTTGGAGCGCAACGTGCTCCTGACCGTGCTCTCACGGCTCGGCACGGCTTCGCGGGTGGTGCTCACGCATGACGTCGCGCAGCGCGACAACCTGCGGGTCGGGCGGCACGACGGCGTTTCGGCGGTGATCGAGAAACTCAAGGGTCACCCGCTGTTCGCGCATGTCACGCTGACCAGGTCCGAGCGTTCACCGATCGCGGCGCTCGTCACCGAGATGCTGGAGGACCACGGATAA
- a CDS encoding acyl-CoA dehydrogenase has product MDTPGLPAKIDPDALTTVLDGRWAGLRRAVRAQMAAEVFEDPVDADTEAHRAQVLEWLRLLARTDRPGLGFDPAYGGGGDVGGALTSFEMLGFGDLSLMVKAGVQWGLFGGAVQLLGTERHHERYLRKIMDLELLGCFAMTEHGHGSDVQHLRTTATYDPATREFVVHTPDRDAMKEYIGNAARDGELAVVFAQLITGGESRGVHAFLVPIRGENASGVEIEDCGRKAGLNGVDNGRLTFTQVRVPREALLNRFGDVAEDGTYSSPIESDGRRFFTMLGTLIRGRVSVAGSAGSATKRALALAIGYGERRRQFARPDGEEVVILDYRAHQRKLLPALATSYALHFAQEALVSKLNDLAEDAPEEEQRELESRAAGIKAVSTWHATASIQTAREACGGSGYLSENLLAGLKADTDVFTTFEGDNTVLLQLVAKGLLTSYKDHFEDLSPLATARFVAEQFVEAVIERTSARKVVERLTEADDGDVLYSREWHLKLFEDREEHVLGGVAQRLRKAGSDPFGVFNDAQDHVLRAGRAHVDRVVLEAFVDAIERCADADARELLERVCDLYALANIEADRGWFLEHGRLTSGRSKAVTAAVNALCADLRPHARTLVDAFAIPEQYLAAPMLRD; this is encoded by the coding sequence GTGGACACACCAGGACTTCCCGCGAAGATCGACCCGGACGCGCTGACCACCGTCCTCGATGGACGGTGGGCCGGACTCCGCCGCGCGGTGCGTGCCCAGATGGCGGCGGAGGTCTTCGAAGACCCGGTCGACGCCGACACCGAAGCCCATCGCGCCCAGGTGCTCGAATGGCTGCGGCTGCTCGCCCGCACCGACCGGCCGGGGCTCGGCTTCGACCCGGCGTACGGCGGTGGCGGCGACGTCGGCGGCGCGTTGACGTCGTTCGAGATGCTGGGCTTCGGCGACCTCTCGCTGATGGTGAAGGCCGGCGTCCAGTGGGGCCTGTTCGGCGGCGCTGTGCAGCTGCTCGGCACCGAACGCCACCACGAGCGCTACCTGCGGAAGATCATGGACCTGGAGCTGCTGGGCTGTTTCGCGATGACCGAGCACGGTCACGGCTCGGACGTCCAGCACCTGCGCACCACCGCGACCTACGACCCGGCGACGCGCGAATTCGTCGTGCACACGCCGGACCGGGACGCGATGAAGGAGTACATCGGCAACGCCGCCCGCGACGGCGAACTCGCGGTGGTGTTCGCGCAGCTGATCACCGGTGGCGAGTCGCGCGGCGTGCACGCGTTCCTGGTGCCGATCCGCGGCGAGAACGCGAGCGGTGTCGAGATCGAGGACTGCGGCCGCAAGGCCGGTCTCAACGGCGTCGACAACGGACGGCTCACCTTCACCCAGGTGAGGGTTCCGCGCGAGGCGCTGCTCAACCGGTTCGGTGACGTCGCCGAGGACGGCACGTACAGCAGCCCGATCGAAAGCGACGGCCGCCGGTTCTTCACGATGCTCGGAACGCTCATCCGCGGCCGGGTCAGTGTCGCCGGCAGCGCCGGCAGCGCGACGAAGCGCGCGCTCGCACTGGCCATCGGCTATGGCGAGCGGCGGCGGCAGTTCGCGCGGCCTGACGGCGAGGAGGTCGTGATCCTCGACTACCGCGCCCACCAGCGGAAACTGCTGCCCGCGCTGGCGACGTCGTACGCGCTGCACTTCGCGCAGGAAGCACTCGTTTCGAAGCTGAACGACCTCGCCGAGGACGCGCCGGAGGAAGAGCAGCGAGAGCTGGAATCGCGCGCCGCCGGCATCAAGGCCGTCTCGACCTGGCACGCGACCGCGAGCATCCAGACCGCCCGCGAGGCGTGCGGCGGCTCCGGCTATCTCTCGGAGAACCTGCTCGCCGGGCTGAAAGCGGACACGGACGTCTTCACCACCTTCGAGGGTGACAACACCGTGCTGCTGCAACTGGTCGCGAAGGGCCTGCTGACCAGCTACAAGGATCATTTCGAGGACCTCAGCCCGCTCGCGACCGCGCGGTTCGTGGCGGAGCAGTTCGTCGAGGCCGTGATCGAACGGACTTCCGCGCGCAAGGTCGTCGAACGGCTCACCGAAGCCGACGATGGCGACGTCCTCTACTCGCGCGAATGGCACCTGAAGCTGTTCGAAGACCGCGAAGAGCACGTACTCGGCGGCGTCGCGCAACGCCTGCGTAAGGCGGGCTCGGACCCCTTCGGCGTCTTTAACGACGCCCAGGACCACGTGCTGCGCGCCGGGCGTGCGCACGTCGACCGGGTGGTGCTGGAAGCGTTCGTCGACGCCATCGAGCGCTGCGCCGACGCTGACGCCCGTGAGCTGCTGGAGCGGGTCTGCGATCTCTACGCGCTCGCGAACATCGAGGCCGACCGGGGCTGGTTCCTCGAACACGGGCGCCTGACCTCCGGGCGTTCGAAGGCCGTCACCGCCGCGGTGAACGCGCTGTGCGCCGACCTGCGGCCGCACGCACGCACCCTCGTGGACGCCTTCGCCATCCCCGAGCAGTACCTGGCGGCTCCGATGCTGCGGGACTGA
- a CDS encoding isoprenyl transferase, which translates to MSLRSFLSDVVYSAYGRRLIQQAKGRHPRHIAIMLDGNRRWAREAGFTDVADGHRAGAKKIADFLSWCNEAEVEVVTMWLLSTDNLGRAAEELSPLLKIITDVTDELAAPHTPWRLRIVGALDLLPPEVAKALSAAAERTEGRTGMEVNVAVGYGGRQEIADAVRKLLLQHADEGTSIRELAKILDVDHISEHMYTSGQPDPDLIIRTSGEQRLSGFLLWQSAHSEFWFTEAYWPAFRRVDFLRAMRDYAWRHRRFGS; encoded by the coding sequence GTGAGTCTTCGGTCCTTCTTGTCAGACGTCGTGTACAGCGCCTACGGCAGGCGCCTGATCCAGCAGGCCAAGGGGCGCCATCCACGTCACATCGCCATCATGCTGGATGGGAACCGCCGCTGGGCGCGCGAAGCGGGCTTCACCGACGTCGCCGACGGGCACCGGGCGGGCGCCAAGAAGATCGCCGACTTCCTGAGCTGGTGCAACGAGGCGGAGGTCGAGGTCGTCACCATGTGGCTGCTCTCGACGGACAACCTCGGCCGCGCGGCCGAGGAACTGAGCCCGCTGCTGAAGATCATCACCGACGTCACCGACGAGCTCGCCGCGCCGCATACGCCCTGGCGGCTCCGCATCGTGGGAGCGCTCGACCTGCTGCCCCCGGAGGTCGCGAAGGCCCTCAGCGCGGCCGCGGAGCGCACCGAGGGGCGCACCGGGATGGAGGTCAACGTCGCGGTCGGTTACGGAGGGCGTCAAGAGATCGCCGACGCGGTCCGCAAACTCCTGCTCCAGCACGCCGACGAGGGCACTTCGATTCGCGAACTCGCGAAGATATTGGACGTCGACCACATATCCGAACACATGTACACCTCGGGCCAGCCGGATCCGGATCTGATTATCCGCACCTCGGGTGAGCAGCGGCTTTCCGGATTTCTGCTCTGGCAATCGGCGCATTCGGAATTCTGGTTCACCGAAGCTTATTGGCCCGCGTTCCGCCGGGTCGATTTCCTGCGCGCCATGCGCGATTACGCGTGGCGGCACCGGCGCTTCGGTTCCTGA
- the trhA gene encoding PAQR family membrane homeostasis protein TrhA, whose amino-acid sequence MDTRPRLRGHIHFWSFFVAVAGAVTLISLAASTVSPIAALSTSVYGLTVLGLFGVSALYHRRLWSPRAYEWMKRADHSMIFLFIAGTYTPFTLLAMSQPTGYIVLAIVWGGAIGGVTLKMLWPNAPRWLGVPIYIALGWVAVFVLPELATHAGVAALVLLCVGGLFYTLGAVFYAVKWPNHFPETFGYHEYFHACTVLAATSHYVAIWLAMYA is encoded by the coding sequence GTGGACACCCGTCCTCGTCTGCGTGGGCACATCCACTTCTGGTCCTTCTTCGTCGCGGTCGCCGGAGCTGTGACACTGATCAGTCTCGCGGCGTCCACCGTGTCGCCTATAGCCGCTTTGTCCACTTCGGTCTATGGGCTGACCGTGCTTGGCCTCTTCGGCGTCAGCGCGCTGTACCACCGTCGCTTGTGGAGCCCACGAGCATACGAATGGATGAAGCGCGCCGACCATTCGATGATCTTCCTGTTCATCGCCGGCACCTACACGCCGTTCACCCTTCTGGCCATGTCCCAGCCGACCGGGTACATCGTGCTCGCGATCGTGTGGGGCGGCGCGATCGGCGGCGTCACCCTGAAGATGTTGTGGCCGAACGCGCCACGCTGGCTCGGCGTGCCGATCTACATCGCGCTGGGCTGGGTCGCCGTCTTCGTCCTGCCCGAACTGGCCACGCACGCCGGCGTCGCGGCGCTCGTCCTGCTCTGCGTGGGCGGGCTGTTCTACACACTGGGCGCGGTGTTCTACGCGGTGAAGTGGCCGAACCACTTCCCGGAGACGTTCGGTTACCACGAGTACTTCCACGCCTGCACGGTTCTCGCGGCGACGTCCCACTACGTCGCGATCTGGCTGGCGATGTACGCGTAA